One window from the genome of Haladaptatus paucihalophilus DX253 encodes:
- a CDS encoding NADH:flavin oxidoreductase/NADH oxidase, with the protein MTDDLFSSISFRESTARNRVMVSPMCQYSCDGDGLATDWHRVHLGSRATGGAGIVMTEATAVEPRGRISPDDLGIWSDDHAEALAPITEFIRDRGALPAIQLAHAGRKASKTSPWDGNQPLQPDERGWEAIAPSADPWPYEDTPPQLREMTTDDIATLVDDFAAAAERSLDAGFEIAEVHAAHGYLLHEFLSPVTNDREDEYGGSLENRTRIVREVTEAVRDVWPDDKPVFVRISATDWLPERESWTIEDSVHLADRLGDIGADLIDVSAGGLHPDQRIPNPGPNYQVPFAERIREDTDVPVGAVGGITEPAQADALIRNGRADLAIIGREHLRDPYFTLHAAEELDAEDSVEWPIQYRRAVQ; encoded by the coding sequence ATGACCGACGACCTGTTCAGCAGTATCTCGTTTCGAGAGTCCACGGCGCGAAACCGCGTGATGGTCTCGCCGATGTGCCAGTACTCCTGTGACGGCGATGGACTGGCAACCGACTGGCATCGCGTCCACCTCGGAAGCCGCGCCACCGGCGGCGCCGGTATCGTGATGACCGAAGCGACGGCCGTCGAACCGCGCGGTCGAATCTCGCCGGACGACCTCGGCATCTGGAGCGACGACCACGCCGAGGCGCTCGCCCCGATAACCGAGTTCATCCGCGACCGCGGTGCGCTCCCGGCGATTCAACTCGCCCACGCGGGTCGGAAGGCCAGCAAGACCAGTCCGTGGGACGGAAATCAACCTCTGCAACCCGACGAACGCGGCTGGGAAGCCATCGCCCCGAGCGCGGACCCGTGGCCCTACGAGGACACGCCGCCGCAACTCCGAGAGATGACGACGGACGATATCGCAACGCTGGTGGACGATTTTGCGGCGGCGGCCGAGCGCTCGCTCGACGCCGGGTTCGAAATCGCGGAAGTCCACGCCGCACACGGCTATCTCCTCCACGAGTTCCTCTCCCCCGTTACGAACGACCGCGAGGACGAGTACGGCGGCAGTCTGGAGAACCGAACCCGAATCGTTCGGGAGGTGACGGAAGCGGTCCGCGACGTGTGGCCCGACGACAAACCCGTCTTCGTCCGTATCTCGGCGACCGACTGGCTGCCCGAGCGCGAGTCGTGGACGATAGAGGATTCCGTCCACCTCGCCGACCGACTCGGTGACATCGGTGCCGACCTCATCGACGTGAGCGCCGGTGGACTCCATCCCGACCAGCGGATTCCGAATCCGGGTCCGAACTACCAAGTCCCGTTCGCGGAGCGCATCCGTGAGGACACGGACGTTCCCGTCGGCGCGGTCGGCGGCATCACGGAACCCGCACAGGCCGACGCCCTCATCCGGAACGGGCGCGCCGACCTCGCGATTATCGGGCGCGAACACCTCCGCGACCCCTACTTTACGCTGCACGCCGCCGAGGAACTCGACGCCGAAGATAGCGTCGAGTGGCCGATACAGTATCGACGCGCCGTGCAGTGA
- a CDS encoding winged helix-turn-helix domain-containing protein, producing the protein MNEHNVDWSRLLLVPERTETTEPSTDMNREPSDDRTSPPPSVVLRSLEDDKCRTLLTALREPTSATALRTECDMPRSTVYRKLERLGEAGLVREYTEVRRDGPNATLYERDFTDISISIDENDEFTVSVERPDRDATDRMATFWTEMKKES; encoded by the coding sequence ATGAACGAACACAACGTCGATTGGAGCCGGTTGTTACTGGTTCCCGAGCGGACGGAGACGACCGAGCCGTCTACAGACATGAACCGAGAACCGTCGGACGACCGGACGTCCCCGCCGCCGTCGGTGGTCCTGCGGTCGCTCGAAGACGACAAGTGTCGAACGCTCCTCACGGCGTTACGCGAACCCACGTCCGCGACCGCGCTCCGCACCGAGTGCGACATGCCCCGTTCGACCGTGTATCGGAAACTCGAACGACTCGGCGAGGCCGGACTCGTGCGGGAGTACACCGAGGTTCGACGCGACGGACCGAACGCCACCCTCTACGAGCGCGATTTTACTGATATCTCCATCAGCATCGACGAGAACGACGAGTTCACGGTTTCAGTCGAGCGCCCGGACCGGGACGCCACGGACCGGATGGCGACTTTCTGGACGGAGATGAAAAAAGAATCATGA
- a CDS encoding DUF7521 family protein, protein MMDAITWLLVIVKFTALGLGGVVTLLAYRAYERTQFAGLRYFAIGLFIITVGTVLVGVFHHFLHVELTMGMLLESSIICVGFGVMVVGLYGQ, encoded by the coding sequence ATGATGGACGCGATAACGTGGCTCCTCGTCATCGTGAAGTTCACCGCGCTCGGACTCGGCGGGGTCGTCACTCTACTCGCCTACCGAGCCTACGAGCGCACGCAGTTCGCGGGACTTCGCTACTTCGCCATCGGGTTGTTCATCATCACCGTCGGGACGGTGCTGGTCGGCGTCTTCCACCACTTCCTCCACGTCGAACTCACGATGGGGATGCTCCTCGAAAGCTCCATCATCTGCGTCGGGTTCGGCGTCATGGTCGTCGGACTGTACGGGCAATAG
- a CDS encoding cytochrome P450 → MSSSDPQGLQAFPDELSEREAWLEPFDWYREMRERAPVRYDPTRKVWDVFRYDDVKEMLDDDERFSVSPRNASGFQEPEGEEAGVMLDTMLLQDPPRHDELRGVVDEEFSPRTIRELEPRIRELTTELLDDILDNGDEIDLVSEFAYPLPVIVIAELLGVPTEDREQFKTWSDAIVSAASEDESGAEFVERQEEMRQEMAFYFIQLMEDRRENPQDDLISTLVTAEIDGEPLTHREILGTCILLLVAGNITTTNLITNAMRSFDEVDAVDELAGDDRALTTAIEEVLRYRSPVQAMTRVAMEDVTMHGETIEEGDQIVVWLGSGNRDERQFDDADEFRPDRTPNQHFGFGYGTHYCLGAPLARLEAKVALSELLSRVSNVTIPETTLEPTRSSFIYGVESLPIRFDRE, encoded by the coding sequence ATGAGTTCCTCCGACCCACAGGGTTTGCAGGCGTTCCCCGACGAACTATCCGAGCGAGAAGCGTGGCTCGAACCGTTCGACTGGTATCGGGAGATGCGCGAGCGGGCACCGGTTCGGTACGACCCGACGCGGAAGGTGTGGGACGTGTTCCGATACGACGACGTAAAGGAGATGCTCGACGACGACGAGCGATTCTCCGTAAGCCCGCGGAACGCGAGCGGATTTCAGGAACCTGAGGGCGAGGAGGCGGGCGTCATGCTCGATACGATGCTCCTACAGGACCCGCCGCGACACGACGAACTCCGCGGCGTCGTGGACGAGGAGTTCAGTCCCCGAACGATTCGGGAACTGGAGCCGCGTATCCGCGAGTTGACGACTGAGTTGCTGGACGACATCCTCGATAACGGGGACGAAATCGACCTCGTGTCGGAGTTCGCGTACCCGCTTCCCGTCATCGTCATCGCGGAACTGCTCGGCGTTCCGACGGAGGACCGCGAGCAGTTCAAAACGTGGTCGGACGCCATCGTCTCGGCCGCGAGCGAGGACGAGAGCGGCGCGGAGTTCGTCGAACGCCAAGAGGAGATGCGCCAAGAGATGGCGTTCTACTTCATCCAACTCATGGAAGACCGGCGCGAGAATCCGCAAGACGACCTCATCTCGACGCTCGTCACCGCCGAAATCGACGGCGAACCGCTCACGCATCGGGAAATCCTCGGAACGTGTATTCTGTTGCTCGTCGCCGGGAACATCACGACGACGAACCTCATCACGAACGCGATGCGGTCTTTCGACGAGGTGGACGCCGTGGACGAACTGGCGGGCGACGACCGCGCGCTCACCACGGCCATCGAGGAGGTACTTCGCTACCGGTCACCCGTGCAGGCGATGACCCGCGTGGCGATGGAGGACGTGACGATGCACGGCGAAACCATCGAGGAAGGCGACCAAATCGTCGTCTGGCTCGGTTCCGGGAACCGCGACGAGCGGCAGTTCGACGACGCGGACGAGTTTCGGCCCGACCGCACCCCGAACCAACACTTCGGGTTCGGCTACGGCACCCACTACTGTCTGGGTGCGCCGCTCGCCCGGCTCGAAGCGAAGGTCGCGCTCTCGGAACTGCTGTCCCGCGTGTCGAACGTCACGATTCCCGAGACGACGCTCGAACCGACGCGGAGTTCGTTCATCTACGGCGTCGAGTCGCTCCCGATTCGCTTCGACCGCGAGTGA
- a CDS encoding Cdc6/Cdc18 family protein: protein MGSFEFVREHSPYKNREALLDDYTPDTLVGRDSELEEYHGALQPAIYGEQPDNIFLYGKAGVGKTAATRFLLDKLENNADDYDDLDIFTELVNCDGLNSSYRVASHLVNTLRDPANRISETGYSRSQVYELMWDELDTHGGIILLVLDEIDHLKDDSILYQLSRARENGNLTEARIGLIGISNDLTFRDGLSPKVRSSLCERSISFSTYDANELRAVLDQRREVAFKDDVLTEDVIPLCAAFGAQESGDARKALDLLLKAGDLAREENAERVSEEHVRRGRDLLEREQVARGIADLNDHERLVVYALATLEAEGETPARSREIYSRYKALSVTAQREALTARWLREHLDDLAMLGILSVSEINEGSAGGKYREYALQQDLAVVLDALEETLEAMGVHTSVKGYV from the coding sequence ATGGGTTCATTCGAGTTCGTTCGCGAACATTCTCCGTACAAAAATCGTGAAGCATTACTGGACGATTATACGCCCGACACGCTGGTGGGCCGTGATTCCGAGTTGGAGGAGTACCACGGGGCGCTACAACCCGCAATCTATGGCGAACAGCCGGACAACATCTTTCTCTACGGCAAGGCCGGTGTGGGGAAAACCGCCGCGACGCGATTTCTACTCGATAAGCTCGAAAACAACGCCGACGACTACGACGACCTCGACATTTTCACCGAACTGGTCAACTGCGACGGACTCAACTCCAGTTATCGCGTGGCGAGCCATCTGGTGAACACGCTTCGTGATCCCGCGAACCGAATCAGCGAAACCGGCTACTCTCGGTCACAGGTGTACGAGTTGATGTGGGACGAACTCGATACTCACGGCGGCATCATCCTGCTCGTACTGGACGAAATCGACCATCTCAAGGACGACAGTATTCTCTATCAGCTTTCTCGCGCACGCGAAAACGGAAACTTGACCGAGGCCCGAATCGGCCTCATCGGTATCAGCAACGACCTCACGTTCCGCGACGGCCTCTCGCCGAAGGTTCGCTCCTCGCTGTGTGAACGCTCCATCTCCTTTTCGACCTACGACGCAAACGAGCTTCGGGCCGTCCTCGACCAACGTCGAGAGGTCGCGTTCAAGGACGACGTGTTGACCGAGGACGTGATTCCGCTGTGTGCGGCGTTCGGCGCGCAGGAGTCGGGCGACGCGCGAAAAGCGCTCGACTTGCTGCTCAAGGCGGGCGACCTCGCGCGCGAGGAGAACGCGGAACGGGTGTCCGAGGAACACGTCCGGCGGGGCCGCGACCTGCTCGAACGCGAGCAGGTCGCTCGTGGCATCGCCGACCTGAACGACCACGAACGACTGGTCGTCTACGCCCTCGCAACGTTGGAGGCGGAAGGCGAAACGCCCGCCCGGTCGCGCGAAATCTACTCCCGGTACAAGGCGCTCTCGGTGACGGCCCAGCGCGAGGCTCTGACTGCCCGCTGGCTTCGAGAACATCTCGACGACCTCGCCATGCTCGGCATTCTTTCGGTGTCCGAAATCAACGAAGGGTCGGCCGGTGGTAAGTATCGAGAATACGCGCTCCAGCAGGACCTCGCCGTCGTGCTGGACGCGCTCGAAGAAACCCTCGAAGCGATGGGGGTTCACACGAGCGTCAAAGGGTACGTCTGA
- a CDS encoding DUF7504 family protein has translation MERRGENSSEARETAEIFTRELAELKRRGSGLLVVGTKPPMQRACERFLGDATETPRRRVFVRTDGERHHTHAGAHEDTKFIEQVTDTRSTAAVSNVGNRADTTVLRTQKLAPLGIEISGAIDEFERECGPLAPGELRVCFDSLTPLIEEHDPESVFRFLHVLIGRIKTVNGMGHFHLPAEMDSTIVRTLLPVFDAAVEVRVNGSNAEQRWHLVERDVTTEWLSL, from the coding sequence ATGGAAAGACGTGGCGAAAACAGTTCCGAGGCCCGAGAAACGGCCGAGATTTTCACCCGGGAACTGGCGGAACTCAAGCGCCGAGGAAGTGGCCTCTTGGTGGTGGGAACGAAACCACCCATGCAACGAGCGTGCGAGCGGTTCCTCGGTGATGCCACGGAAACGCCACGCCGTCGGGTCTTCGTTCGGACCGACGGTGAGCGCCACCACACGCACGCGGGGGCGCACGAGGACACGAAATTCATCGAACAGGTGACCGATACTCGGAGCACCGCGGCCGTTTCGAACGTCGGCAATCGGGCGGACACGACCGTCCTCCGGACTCAAAAGCTCGCTCCGCTCGGCATCGAGATTTCCGGCGCGATAGACGAGTTCGAACGCGAGTGCGGTCCGTTGGCACCCGGAGAACTTCGGGTTTGTTTCGACTCGCTGACTCCCCTCATCGAGGAACACGACCCCGAATCGGTGTTCCGGTTTCTGCACGTCCTGATCGGTCGTATCAAGACCGTCAATGGGATGGGGCACTTCCACCTTCCGGCGGAGATGGATTCCACTATCGTCCGGACGCTGTTGCCCGTCTTCGACGCCGCGGTCGAGGTTCGAGTGAACGGCAGTAACGCAGAACAGCGGTGGCATCTGGTCGAACGTGACGTGACCACCGAGTGGTTATCGCTTTGA
- a CDS encoding aldehyde dehydrogenase family protein: MSQKPIHRREQLYIDGEWLDADGTLDVTDLADGGVFAEVAAADAEQADNALAAAERAEAAMRETTIPQRAEWMEDIADGLLERKEELAEVIVREAGKPISSASGEVESAAERFRRAAEEAHDLQGEFRQGTTSGHEGWEAILKPEPIGTILAITPYNYPLATTALEVAPALAAGNCVILKPASKTPVSAAILADVIADVGLPKGAFNFTPGRGSEIGDLLVGDNRINMITMTGSSAAGKHVARKSGMVNLHMELGGNAPAVIFPDADLSEVAGACTKGSFKYAGQRCSAVSRVLAHESVHDEVVDRIDAAMDEWVVGDLFDEDTQMGPLISESQAEWVEELVEDAVEKGADLVRGGDRDGQFFEPTLLANVPHDARIIHEEQFGPVAAVTTFETEEEALEISNGGDLALDAAVFTDDYDRARRMADKLDAGAVRINGAPSHGLGDIPFGGNKGSGIGRQGLHLTIEEMVQQKSIIL, encoded by the coding sequence ATGTCACAGAAACCGATCCATCGACGGGAGCAACTCTACATCGATGGCGAGTGGCTAGACGCCGACGGCACGCTCGACGTGACCGACCTCGCGGACGGGGGCGTCTTCGCCGAAGTCGCCGCCGCCGATGCCGAACAAGCCGACAACGCGCTCGCTGCAGCGGAGCGGGCAGAAGCGGCCATGCGCGAGACGACGATTCCGCAACGGGCGGAATGGATGGAAGACATCGCGGACGGTCTCCTCGAACGGAAAGAGGAACTGGCCGAGGTCATCGTCCGGGAGGCCGGAAAACCGATTTCGAGCGCGAGCGGCGAGGTCGAAAGCGCGGCCGAGCGGTTCCGCCGCGCGGCGGAGGAAGCCCACGACCTGCAAGGCGAGTTCCGCCAAGGAACTACGAGCGGCCACGAAGGGTGGGAAGCCATCCTCAAGCCGGAACCCATCGGCACGATTCTGGCGATTACGCCGTACAACTACCCCCTCGCCACGACCGCGCTGGAGGTCGCCCCGGCGCTCGCGGCGGGTAACTGCGTCATCCTCAAACCCGCCAGCAAGACGCCGGTGAGCGCGGCGATTCTCGCCGACGTAATCGCTGACGTCGGACTGCCGAAGGGCGCGTTCAACTTCACGCCGGGACGCGGAAGCGAAATCGGCGACCTGCTCGTCGGTGACAACCGCATCAACATGATCACGATGACCGGCAGCAGCGCGGCCGGGAAGCACGTCGCGCGCAAGAGCGGGATGGTCAACTTGCACATGGAACTCGGCGGCAACGCGCCCGCCGTCATCTTCCCCGACGCCGACCTCTCCGAAGTTGCCGGTGCCTGCACGAAAGGGTCGTTCAAGTACGCCGGACAGCGATGTTCCGCCGTCAGCAGGGTGCTCGCCCACGAAAGCGTCCACGACGAGGTGGTCGATCGGATAGACGCGGCGATGGACGAGTGGGTCGTCGGCGACCTCTTCGACGAGGACACCCAGATGGGACCGCTCATCAGCGAGAGCCAAGCCGAGTGGGTCGAGGAACTCGTCGAGGACGCGGTGGAGAAAGGCGCCGACCTGGTTCGCGGCGGCGACCGCGACGGGCAGTTCTTCGAACCGACGCTGCTGGCGAACGTGCCGCACGACGCGCGGATTATCCACGAGGAACAGTTCGGCCCTGTCGCGGCCGTCACGACCTTCGAAACCGAGGAGGAAGCCCTCGAAATCTCGAACGGCGGCGACCTCGCGCTCGACGCCGCCGTGTTCACGGACGATTACGACCGCGCACGCCGGATGGCCGATAAACTCGACGCCGGAGCCGTGCGCATCAACGGCGCACCCAGCCACGGACTCGGCGACATCCCGTTCGGCGGGAACAAAGGGTCCGGAATCGGTCGGCAGGGACTCCACCTGACCATCGAGGAGATGGTCCAACAGAAGAGCATCATCCTCTGA
- a CDS encoding amino acid ABC transporter permease → MAETYHEDAAAEHRAGDGLLTDTRLKWFGIAVAGGFSLLIAYVIFRILTDFVDYDLLVTIFPRFISTYIDVLVIVVVSSVLSLIGGVFIGLGRVSKTKFTRAVATCYVEFFRGTPLLFQLFVLYIGLPRFGIGNFSRWGWYAGIIGLSLNHAAYSGEAIKGGINSIPDGQMEAARSLGMSYISAMRKIILPQAFRNSLAAVGNDQIILVKDTSLLSVIAVSELISLFRNVNSNQFDAWTPLVLVAIAYLAITLPLGKLVRMLEERAAWGEQR, encoded by the coding sequence ATGGCAGAGACATACCACGAAGACGCTGCCGCCGAACACCGAGCAGGCGACGGCCTACTGACCGACACCCGGCTCAAATGGTTCGGAATCGCCGTCGCTGGAGGATTCTCGCTTCTCATCGCGTACGTTATCTTCCGTATTCTCACGGATTTCGTCGATTACGATCTGTTGGTGACCATTTTCCCGCGATTCATCAGCACGTACATCGACGTTCTCGTAATCGTCGTCGTTTCGAGCGTCCTCTCGCTCATCGGCGGTGTCTTCATCGGCTTGGGTCGCGTGTCGAAAACGAAATTCACTCGCGCCGTCGCCACGTGTTACGTCGAGTTCTTCCGCGGAACGCCGCTCCTCTTCCAGTTGTTCGTCCTGTACATCGGACTCCCGAGGTTCGGCATCGGAAACTTCTCCCGGTGGGGTTGGTACGCCGGTATCATCGGCCTTTCGCTGAATCACGCGGCGTACTCCGGCGAGGCGATCAAAGGCGGTATCAACTCCATTCCGGACGGTCAGATGGAGGCCGCGCGGTCGCTCGGCATGTCCTACATCAGTGCGATGCGGAAAATCATTCTCCCGCAGGCGTTCCGAAACTCCCTCGCCGCGGTCGGGAACGACCAGATCATCCTGGTCAAGGACACGTCGTTGCTGTCGGTTATCGCCGTCAGCGAACTCATCAGCCTCTTCCGGAACGTCAACAGCAACCAATTCGACGCGTGGACGCCGCTCGTCCTCGTGGCGATAGCGTACCTCGCCATCACGCTCCCACTTGGCAAACTCGTGCGTATGCTGGAAGAGCGCGCTGCATGGGGTGAACAGCGATGA
- a CDS encoding transporter substrate-binding domain-containing protein: protein MDRRTYLKASSGAVAALAFAGCLGDSGGSGSDDNGDNGDNGDDEKTSSDGKDDSDTGKILIGSDIPYKPFEYRTADGSLEGFDPGIAEAIFKGQLDREYEFKKAGFDTIIDSLKNKNFRLIMSAMTITDKRAEKVDFSDPYFTAYQTVAIRKGGGIEKLDDLKGKTVAVQKGTTGESAAEKVKEDFGGSLTIHSYDQIAGAFNALRNQQAVAVINDNTVNAEFVNKMDGVVFLEGEGEAAKQGKNAPDYLTLTIEEYGIAFRKDDDDLRKQVNEAIKAIKDDGTYDKIYDKYFEG from the coding sequence ATGGATAGACGAACCTACCTCAAGGCCAGTTCCGGAGCAGTTGCTGCGCTGGCGTTCGCGGGTTGTTTGGGCGACTCTGGTGGCAGCGGTAGCGACGACAACGGTGACAACGGCGACAACGGTGACGACGAGAAGACCAGTTCGGACGGCAAGGACGATTCCGACACCGGCAAGATACTCATCGGCTCCGATATACCGTACAAGCCGTTCGAGTACCGCACGGCGGACGGGTCGCTCGAAGGGTTCGACCCCGGTATCGCGGAAGCCATCTTCAAGGGACAGCTCGACCGGGAGTACGAGTTCAAGAAGGCCGGTTTCGACACCATCATCGACAGTCTGAAAAACAAGAACTTCCGCCTCATCATGAGCGCGATGACCATCACCGACAAGCGCGCGGAGAAGGTCGATTTCTCCGACCCGTACTTCACGGCGTACCAGACCGTTGCGATTCGCAAGGGTGGTGGCATCGAGAAGCTCGACGACTTGAAAGGCAAGACCGTCGCCGTCCAGAAGGGGACGACCGGCGAAAGTGCGGCGGAAAAAGTGAAGGAGGACTTCGGTGGCAGCCTCACGATTCACAGCTACGACCAGATTGCGGGCGCGTTCAACGCGCTGCGGAACCAGCAGGCGGTCGCGGTCATCAACGACAACACCGTCAACGCGGAGTTCGTGAACAAGATGGACGGCGTCGTATTCCTCGAAGGCGAAGGAGAAGCCGCGAAGCAGGGGAAGAACGCACCCGACTATCTCACGCTGACAATCGAGGAGTACGGCATCGCGTTCCGCAAGGACGACGATGACCTCCGGAAACAGGTGAACGAGGCCATCAAAGCCATCAAGGACGACGGCACGTACGACAAGATATACGACAAGTATTTTGAGGGCTGA
- a CDS encoding amino acid ABC transporter ATP-binding protein, with translation MNTPKIEFDGVDKYFGEAHVLKDVDLEIEDGEVVVVVGPSGSGKSTLLRCTNRLEEIQGGDIRIEGQSITNPTVDINFLRQRIGMVFQSFNLFPHKTALENVSIAPIDVKGLSRAEADERSQQLLTDVGLEDQADSYPNQLSGGQQQRVAIARALAMDPHVMLFDEVTSALDPELVGEVLGVMRELAEGGMTMMVVTHEMGFAREVGDRIVLMADGHVIETAPPEEFFENPRTDRAKQFLSMVL, from the coding sequence ATGAATACTCCAAAAATCGAGTTCGACGGCGTTGATAAGTACTTCGGCGAAGCACACGTCCTGAAGGACGTCGACCTCGAAATCGAGGACGGCGAAGTGGTCGTCGTCGTCGGCCCGAGCGGCAGCGGGAAATCGACGCTGTTGCGGTGTACGAACCGCTTGGAGGAGATACAGGGCGGCGACATCCGCATCGAAGGACAGTCCATCACCAACCCGACGGTGGACATCAACTTCCTCCGCCAGCGCATCGGAATGGTGTTCCAGAGCTTCAACCTCTTCCCGCACAAGACCGCGCTGGAGAACGTCTCTATCGCGCCGATAGACGTGAAGGGACTGTCGCGTGCGGAGGCGGACGAACGGAGCCAGCAACTCCTCACCGACGTGGGCCTTGAGGACCAAGCCGACTCCTACCCGAACCAGCTTTCGGGCGGGCAACAACAGCGCGTCGCCATCGCTCGCGCGCTGGCGATGGACCCGCACGTCATGCTGTTCGACGAGGTGACGAGCGCGCTCGACCCCGAACTCGTCGGCGAAGTGCTGGGCGTCATGCGCGAACTCGCCGAGGGCGGCATGACGATGATGGTCGTCACCCACGAGATGGGCTTCGCCCGCGAAGTCGGCGACCGAATCGTCCTCATGGCCGACGGGCACGTCATCGAAACCGCGCCGCCCGAGGAATTCTTCGAGAACCCGCGGACGGACCGTGCGAAGCAGTTCCTCTCGATGGTGCTGTAG
- a CDS encoding nitroreductase/quinone reductase family protein — protein sequence MPTDDATRGGGGGRTVEIRTPPEPFFLLERYVANPVLRRLLRSKAHWLVSNRLMLLSYVGRRSGTRYTTPVAYDRREDTLVATTLRHHSNWWKNFREEHPATVWLRGTRRKTTGLATTDTREIAEFVRSALVRYGIERARWLGLKIEGDELPTVKELEAVAPELVVVRFSVDDLEPVFQTLHIREEEFSNRFGTEVPS from the coding sequence ATGCCGACTGACGATGCGACCCGCGGGGGCGGCGGTGGACGGACGGTCGAAATCAGGACGCCACCGGAACCGTTTTTTCTCCTCGAGCGGTACGTCGCCAATCCCGTCCTCCGGCGACTCCTCCGCTCGAAGGCCCACTGGCTCGTGAGCAACCGACTCATGCTCCTCTCCTACGTCGGGCGACGGTCGGGCACGCGATACACCACGCCCGTCGCCTACGACCGGCGCGAGGACACTCTCGTCGCCACCACCCTCCGCCACCACAGCAACTGGTGGAAGAACTTTCGCGAGGAGCACCCGGCGACCGTCTGGCTTCGCGGTACCCGCCGGAAAACGACGGGACTCGCCACGACCGACACGCGGGAAATCGCGGAGTTCGTCCGGAGCGCGCTCGTCCGCTACGGCATCGAACGAGCGCGCTGGCTCGGGCTGAAAATCGAGGGCGACGAACTGCCGACCGTCAAAGAACTCGAAGCGGTCGCGCCGGAACTCGTCGTCGTTCGCTTCTCCGTCGACGACCTCGAACCGGTCTTCCAGACGCTTCACATCCGGGAAGAGGAGTTCTCGAACCGCTTCGGGACCGAAGTGCCGTCGTAG